Proteins from a genomic interval of Oncorhynchus clarkii lewisi isolate Uvic-CL-2024 chromosome 13, UVic_Ocla_1.0, whole genome shotgun sequence:
- the LOC139423665 gene encoding uncharacterized protein isoform X2, with protein sequence MSGERETLMDEMEQSLYTLTNDNLRCLCERSGIGGKDGSDVQGNNHHHSLCRKILEELWENADSMESEEQGMSWLLQLKEDIRKIQEEGIGAPLSPSQSIDDDAVDCDEDENQKDMDWLPSKGLEGEPMNLSQSFDDNAADCDEEWDEEDRDLLPSKGLEAEPAPERHTPEQREKRVSGSPSLSSPGNALLLGLKRVSGAPSLSSPGNALLQGLKRVSGSPSLSSPGNALLQGLKRVSGAPSLSSPGNALLLGLKRVSGSPSLSSPGNALLLGLKRVSVWLVDCRKTPGLRGTAGGGDEEEEGDVIHQRQ encoded by the exons atgagtggagagagggaaacattGATGGATGAAATGGAACAGAGTTTATACACTTTAACCAACGACAATTTACGCTGCCTGTGTGAACGCAGTGGAATAGGTGGCAAGGATGGCTCTGATGTTCAAGGAAACAATCACCATCACTCATTGTGCCGTAAAATCCTGGAGGAACTTTGGGAAAATGCAGATTCAATGGAATCGGAGGAGCAGGGAATGTCTTGGTTACTCCAACTGAAAGAGGACATCAGAAAGATACAGGAGGAGGGTATCGGTGCACCTTTGAGTCCCAGCCAATCCATTGATGATGATGCTGTAGACTGTGATGAAGACGAGAACCAGAAGGACATGGATTGGTTACCTAGCAAAGGGCTGGAGGGGGAACCCATGAATCTCAGCCAATCCTTTGATGACAACGCTGCAGACTGCGATGAAGAATGGGATGAGGAGGACAGGGATTTGTTGCCTAGCAAAGGGCTTGAGGCAGAACCAgctccagagagacacacaccagagcagagagagaagagagtgagtgggtccccctctctgtcctctcctggtAATGCCTTACTGCTGGGTCTGAAGAGAGTGAGTGGggccccctctctgtcctctcctggtAATGCCTTACTGCAGGGTCTGAAGAGAGTGAGTGggtccccctctctgtcctctcctggtAATGCCTTACTGCAGGGTCTGAAGAGAGTGAGTGGggccccctctctgtcctctcctggtAATGCCTTACTGCTGGGTCTGAAGAGAGTGAGTGggtccccctctctgtcctctcctggtAATGCCTTACTGCTGGGTCTGAAGAGGGTGTCTGTGTGGCTGGTCGACTGCAGGAAAACACCAGGGTTGAGAGGAACTGCTggagg aggagacgaggaggaggaaggagacgtGATTCATCAAA gacaatga